The following are encoded together in the Chaetodon auriga isolate fChaAug3 chromosome 6, fChaAug3.hap1, whole genome shotgun sequence genome:
- the LOC143321840 gene encoding uncharacterized protein LOC143321840: protein MPCWLPTAVDPSSWPEVDSQPLSLEDSWRLRVASAQVFSIVKNRHMEHFARVMGFSEATYRLLPRLVAPIKHMKIMFGLKTMAIMWMLREGRGMVDTVFKINQFFPSKLPQYQDHCNQREMFLMRKNHLDFKALAQALATDKDRLEGYMMNQMEEQYGEHYAQKVEDRLLQYLHELETVLPGDTYIDKILKKKSPVTEEEKLLLEVIASDSTTIATTLEKLLHCDAKTPLKFQPEVFRGGQEADQDVSKDGPLLLDSDNDSDVLRRQQTEEDCEVVKRLEEESKEKEEISQRSSDCDQEATYSSQFCFKHQRWVKSILQECPDEYSEELLLQANVSLSPPLFHSSSSITSSQDLTPSDLNPCPTDQQSPSLETSTILQTAAQACEQANSEDKLSSGSPEFASVTSQRETLLQPCSSRDSLVPALLSPVVRLIDIASVRGIYLTGCVYLYQLSTTN from the exons ATGCCATGTTGGCTCCCCACAGCTGTGGACCCTTCCTCTTGGCCAGAAGTGGACTCTCAGCCTCTGAGCCTTGAAGATTCGTGGAGGCTGCGTGTTGCCTCTGCTCAGGTGTTTTCCATTGTGAAGAACAGGCACATGGAGCACTTTGCGAGAGTGATGGGCTTTTCGGAAGCCACTTACAGACTTCTACCCAGACTGGTGGCTCCCATCAAACACATGAAGATCATGTTTGGCCTCAAGACCATG GCCATTATGTGGATGCTCAGGGAAGGCAGAGGAATGGTTGACACTGTGTTTAAAATCAACCAGTTCTTCCCAAGTAAACTACCTCAATACCAAGACCACTGT AACCAACGTGAAATGTTCCTCATGAGGAAGAACCATCTGGACTTCAAGGCTCTGGCACAAGCACTTGCTACGGACAAGGACAGACTTGAAGGTTATATGATG aatCAAATGGAGGAGCAGTATGGTGAACATTATGCCCAGAAAGTAGAGGACAGGCTGCTGCAGTACCTGCATGAGTTGGAGACTGTGTTACCAGGAGATACCTACATtgataag atactgaagaaaaaaagtcctgtgactgaggaggagaagctATTGTTGGAAGTAATTGCCTCGGACTCCACGACCATAGCAACAACTCTAGAGAAACTGCTGCACTGTG ATGCCAAAACCCCCCTTAAGTTTCAGCCAGAGGTTTTTaggggaggacaggaggctGACCAAGATGTGTCCAAGGACGGCCCTCTTTTACTGGACAGTGACAATGATTCAGACGTTCTGAGACGTCAGCAAACAGAGGAGGATTGTGAGGTGGTCAAGAGGCTGGAAgaagagagcaaagaaaaggaggaaatcaGTCAGAGAAGCAGTGACTGTGACCAGGAGGCAACTTACTCTTCTCAATTCTGCTTCAAACACCAGCGATGGGTGAAGAGCATCCTGCAGGAGTGTCCTGACGAGTACTCAGAAGAGTTGCTGCTTCAAGCTAATGTTTCTTTATCTCCCCCGCTGTTTCATTCATCCTCATCCATCACTTCATCACAGGATCTCACCCCCTCTGACCTTAATCCATGCCCCACTGACCAACAAAGTCCATCTCTGGAGACCTCCACCATtcttcagacagcagctcaggcATGTGAACAAGCAAACTCTGAAGATAAGCTGAGCTCTGGATCACCTGAATTTGCAAGTGTTACCTCTCAAAGGGAAACCCTACTTCAGCCCTGTTCATCCAGAGACAGTCTGGTGCCTGCCCTGTTGTCGCCTGTGGTCCGATTGATAGACATTGCCTCTGTCAGAGGGATCTACCTTACAG GATGCGTCTACCTCTACCAGCTGTCAACCACCAACTAA